ACATGGCAATGGATTGGTGTTCTCTTGCGAATTTTATGTAAACCTGATGTGGATCAGCATTAATTGTCACCAGCTCCTGACATTTCAGCACAGGAAGAGTAGTGTTCATGGTAACTCAAAACCCTAACACCACATTGATACTAGTTAAAGTTACAAAGAAGGAAACTGATTAATGTCTAGGCTCTTTTCCTCAGCGGGAAAAGGACACTAACTGCATATGTTCGCTATATTCTACAACAtatattttgcaaaaaaaaatcctggctAAAACTCTACTGTTGAGTCAGACCATATCTGTGTGCTCATATATGAAAAACAGTCTTGCCAACTCAATCAGAAAGGGGCTACAGCAGAGATTCTGGCTTGCTTTTAGTGGACAGCAAGGCCTTAAGCCAGCCATTTGAAAATAGTTCCCTTAAATCATGAAATGATGCATTGGATATAGTATACAGATATTCTCACATATTCATGTGGAATTTGTCTCTCTGTTATTTTAATGAGAACAATGACATTTAAAGTGGGCTAACACCTCCAATAAAACAGCAGACAGAAAAATTTCAGACAAACAACGTTAGTATCTAATGGTATATTTTCAGATCCTTACTGTTTTAGTTTCTATATTAAACCTGTCGCTATTCAATTTCAAGAACCCCAATCAAAATATCACAATTTTAATAGTATGCAAACATCTTATATCCACATTGTCCTTCTCTGGATATAGGCTGCTCTTTAAACCATCAAGTCCCTTAATATAAATAAATGTCCCTACAACATGTACTCGTACTTGGAGCAAACAACAACAAGGGAAAATCCTCATGCGGACAACGTTGGTTAAGCTGAAGCCTTTTGTTGGTTAAATGCAGATACTTTTAAGAGGAACACAACAGTACGCAAAATCTGCTTACCCTATTTACTTCTATGTTGTCCAAAATGACTTTCACCAATTCCTTGACAAGCTCCTCCACCCTCTTGATACACTGTGCAAGGACCAGCTTTGGCAATTTGCCATCATCCATTAAGCAGACTAGAGTCTGCATTGCTTCCATCAGCAAAGATGCTGGGGGTAGGGATCTAGGCTTCGTACTGAAAACTAGCAAACTCTGAGCAAGATGCGAGACTGAATCTGTCACCACTGAGTAGTCACTGTCCGGAGCCAGTATTCCTGCCGTTGGAGTTCTGTCAGTTGCAATCTTTCTAATTCTTATTAAACTCTGTAGAAACTGAGTGTGAAAATTGagcattttctctttctcttgtaATTCTTCTCTTCTGGCAGTGTTTGAATCAGCAGGCAGCAATGTGGAATTGACTAATGCCGTAATTTTTTCACTATTTAGTGAATAAGAATCAAGGTGTCCAGGGCTATGATTAGTTAATAGGTCCTGGGTATCTGATCCTTGTCCATTAGATATATCACAACCAGAATCTTCTAGAGGAGTAGACTCATTCCTGGATCCCATAAGATCTTGAGTTGGAAATtctagacaggaaacagagtcagcTCCTGGaaaacaaaatttttttttaaagtcaaacatttgtaaaaattgtattttttaatatattatggcTCTACAACTCCAATATATGATATATAATGCTTCACTATGTCCAAGTTAACTTAGAGAACATTCCATTGAGTACAAACTTCCCTTGTGGGCTGACTTGTGCTATTGCGCATATTGTTGCCACAAGTGCTGGTTGGAAGTGGAGATCAGGTTCTGGAGCTTCTGATGAACCTTTCCCTCCGCTATCCTACTGCAATAAAATATTCCACGGTGGGCTACAAAGTTCAGCCAACAATCCAACCAGATGTCATTTTACACTTTGGTTAGAGCTGTACAACATGCCATGCAGTGCAAATCTAGTTCTTCTCATCATTCACCAAGTTCACGATATGCATTATTACATTTGAAACAGCAGACTAATGATCCCATTACATGATTAAAATATGACCTATTAAACTAGAAGAGTGATGCTTTATCCATTTTTGATCTTCACATCATTGGGATAGTTACAATAAAATGTACTGCTCATTGTTTATTGACATGGAAATTAATGTTATGTTTTTCTGTGTAAAGACATTGGAGAAATACACTGGGCAATTTTGTGAGGCTTTGCTCCCACACAGAGCCTCATTATCAGCAAGGTTGGGTAAGAAAATAGAGGCTATAATGTTGTAGCCCTATCACAGTTACCACGCTCCCTGCTAACACCCTGGGAATTGAGTGTCACAAAATTACCCTTTCTCTACTATGGGCCACTGTGATGAGTATGGTGAAAACTGAATCTATACTGAACCCAACCTAAAATGTAGCCCCCCAGTAGGTTCTGTAGGGACAGGCTACTTGCTTCGTTCTGAAATTAGTCAGGCAAGACAACTGTTCATGAAACAGTAAAAGTCTCACAGTCAATCCAAGTGTTAGAAACAGTTAAATCTAATTTGAGGATGAAAGGCAAGCTAATCAAATTGAGTTTGCTAACATACTATGGGGTAGGATTCCATGCATTTCCTATATCTTAATACTACAGATAATTGGCAGCTTTATTTAATTATGAAAATACTTACTTGATTTCCTTTGTCTCAGTATGAACTTCATAGGGAAGAGGTACATCTTTTACCTAAGCTTGCAACAAATATTTAGTTTGTTTGAGCCCACTGAGATATAGGTATACACACAGACTCAGTAAGGACAGATTAATCCTCACATATAAGTTTGTATTAAGGTTCAGTATTATTAGGAAAGTTGGCAAGGTGTTACATCTTTTATTATTTTCACGTTAGAGCAGGAAGTATAAGTTAAAAGTTCTCTAATCAATTAAAATCTGCTGTATTGACTTTCTGTgactctttggccccgatattaacggggaggTGGCGAGGGTGCGCGTTAGCTGGGGAGAAATCTGGAAAGCCCAGGGACGCGGAACGCCTGCCGatattaacagcaggacctcattatcattttcttCTTCCGTTTCCCACCCAGCAGCTGGCTAAATTAGCCAGGATCAAAGCACCATGAATTTTTGCTCCCTGAATGTTTTAATTTTGTAGCTGCCGATCAAACAGAAGCCAAAGAATGTGAACTTGAGACACAATCTTTATTCCTAATGTGTAGGCCATCAAAACATAAACTTCAACTTCAACTTACAAAAGCTGACTGGATACACATTAGCATTTCCAGAGAATCACAGTGCATGTCGTTGCATATTAACATGGTACGTGACCTTCTCCCACCATTGGGCCTTTGTTCTGATTTGATTGACAGTTTTGTATCCAGAGGCATTAGAAGGTTCCCAGATCACGGATAAGTACAATGGACTTTCACTATATCTTCAGTTCACCTGTTTAAATCTTATGCATCAGGTGATGTGGGAAGACAGAACTCCATGACGCCTAGAGCCCATATTTAACTTCATCTGAGACTCTAAATTAAGTACTTGGAGAATCTTGAAACATTTCTTTAGGTTGGACTCAGAAAACAGTGGGAATAATATTTCCGTCTCTGGGATATACAATCAATATACATTGTTCAGAAAAGACAGGGTAGGTAGGAGTCAAATGCCCATCTCTGTTAGAAAAGCATTAAAATTAATGTTGCGAAGGGATATTGCAAATGGAGAAAATAGTGGTGAAATACACTGGTTCCAACTGGAGTTCATCAGAAATACAAGATTGCTTCTAGGATTGTGTTATAGACCATGGCTCAGCAGCTCTGTAATCAATTCACTATGGCAGCTAATGAAGGGAGGGTAGTGGTCAAGGGAGATTTCAATTATTCACTTATAAAGTGGACAAAAGGGGGACAGCCACACAAGATGGGAGCCCTGCCCTAAAAAGCAATTATTGATGCAATTGATTATTGCTTCTTAATTCAGTATGAGGACCAGCATTGGAGGAGCTAATCTCTTAGATTTAGTGTTCACTAATGAGTCACAGCTGATGGATGATCTATAGCTGGGGGAGCGTCTTGCTAGTTCCGACTACACAAttataagatttaaaataatgggcTGTAGCACATTGGTGCCATGTTTTCCAATGGCTCAGTTAATAGAAATAAAGAGAAAGCTAACAGTGGTTAAATGAAAAGGAAGGtaagatggttaaaaaagcatatgggatactttcctttaatagccaaggcaaagaatataagagtagggaggttttgctagaactgtataaaacactagtttggccacagctagagtactgtgtacagttctggtcaccacattacaggaaagatgtaattgcactagagggtacagaggagatttacaaggatgttgccaggactggagaattttagctatgaggaaagaatggataggctggagttgttttctttggaacagaggaggccgaggggagattaaatcaaagtatataaaattatgagggggcgtaaagagtgaggataggaaggacctatttcccttagcagagaggtcaataaccagggggcatagatttaaagtaattggtagaaggattagaggggagctgaagagaaatgttttcacccagagggtggtaagggtctggaactcactgcttgaaagggtggtagaggcagaaaccctcattgcgtttaaaaagtacttaactaTGTATGCACTTGAAGTGACATAACCACAAGGCTACggacaaagtgctggaaagtgggattaggctggatagctctttttttagCCAGcacagaggctgaatggcctccttctgtgctgtaaatttctatgattctatgatatttgcACCATGCAAAGGAGTTGggataatttttttcaaaatgcCGAAAGACTGTGAAGCTTTATATGAGAAGAAGTGCAGATGAGAGGAAAACCACAATAGCTTCATGGGGACTTAGGCAACTTGCACTCAGATATTTTAAAACTTATAAAATGAATAAGAGTCTTTCAGACAAGGAAACGTAAAAAAGGCAGTTAGCGTTAATACAAGCAATAACAGACAAGTTAAATGAATCTAGAAAGGAGAATAGTTGAACATAGCCAAAATAACAGGAAAACATTTTTTGCTTATGTTAGAACTCAGGTTGGTTCAAGAACAAATAGGACTGCTGCAGGTTAATTTGAACAGAATTATAGGTGACTAGGGCATAGCAAAAGAGTTAAATGGAAATATTTATCTTTTCAACTGTGAAAGGGTTAAAACTGCCCTAAGGGGATGTTGTGTAGGCTAAATTAAAGTGACTCAGGGTGGAAAAAACAGCAAGGCCAGATTTACTTTATCCTAGGATATGGAAGGAAATGTCAGAGGTCGTGGATGGTGCCTTAGTAAATATTTAATAGTTCAATGAGATCCAGGGAAGTGCCAAATGATTGCACGAAGGCACATGTGGTGCCCTTATtaagaaaaaggattaaaatcacAATCtggcaactttttttaaaattcgttcgttGGACGGAGGCGTCACTGGCAAAGTCAgcattaattgcccttgagaaggtggtggtgagccgccgccttgaaccgctgcagtctgtgtggtgaaggttctcctacagtgctgttaggaagggagttccaggattttgacccagcaacgatgaaggaacagcaatatatttttaagttgggatggtgtgcgacttggaggggaatgtttttttttattcgttcacaggatgtgggcgtcgctggcaaggccggcatttattgcccatccctaattgccctcgagaaggtggtggtgagccgccttcttgaaccgctgcggtccgtgtggtgacggttctcccacagtgatgttaggaagggagttccaggattttgacccagcgacaatgaaggaatggcgatatatttccaagtcgggatggtgtgcgacttggaggggaacgtgcaggtggtgttgttcccatgcgcctgctgcccttgtccttctaggtggtagaggtcgcgggtttgggaggtgctgtcgaagaagccttggcgagttgctgcagtgcatcctgtggatggtgcacactgcagccacagtgcgccggtggtgaagggagtgaatgtttagggtggtggatggggtgccaatcaagcgggctgctttatcttggatggtgtcgagcttcttgagtgttgttggagctgcactcatccaggcaagtgaagagtattccatcacactcctgacttgtgccttgtagatggtggaaaggctttggggagtcaggaggtgagtcactcgccgcagaatacccagcctctgacctgctctcgtagccacagtatttatatggctggtccagttaagtttctggtcaatggtgacccccaggatgttgatggtgggggattcggcgatggtaatgccgttgaatgtcaaggggaggtggttagactctctcttgttggagatggtcattgcctggcacttatctggcgcgaatgttacttgccacttatgagcccaagcctggatgttgtccaggtcttgctgcatgcaggcttggactgcttcattatctgaggggttgcgaatggaactgaacactgtgcagtcatcagcgaacatccccatttctgaccttatgatggagggaaggtcattgatgaagcagctgaagatggttgggcctaggacactgccctgaggaacttctgcagcaatgccctggggctgagatgattggcctccaacaaccactaccatcttcctttgtgctaggtatgactccagccactggagagttttccccctgattcccattgacttcaattttactagggctccttggtgccacactcggtcaaatgctgccttgatgtcaagggcagtcactctcacctcacctctggaattcagctcttttgtccatgtttggaccgaggctgtaatgaggtctggagccgagtggtcctggaggaacccaaactgagcatcggtgagcaggttattggtgagtaagtgccgcttgatagcactgtcgacgacaccttccatcactttgctgatgattgagagtagactgatggggcggtaattggccggattgga
The DNA window shown above is from Heptranchias perlo isolate sHepPer1 chromosome 8, sHepPer1.hap1, whole genome shotgun sequence and carries:
- the mei4 gene encoding meiosis-specific protein MEI4 — protein: MEEEEVAAGCVEDREEVEAWERRQLNGDVLTWYLKTSKLALALAVIGSTPPEKNSREYAEHLAKTLCQKEVEWKLKAEAWKAEVLHLRQELFLSRMQSVGRSNDGIGADSVSCLEFPTQDLMGSRNESTPLEDSGCDISNGQGSDTQDLLTNHSPGHLDSYSLNSEKITALVNSTLLPADSNTARREELQEKEKMLNFHTQFLQSLIRIRKIATDRTPTAGILAPDSDYSVVTDSVSHLAQSLLVFSTKPRSLPPASLLMEAMQTLVCLMDDGKLPKLVLAQCIKRVEELVKELVKVILDNIEVNRVSRFCVLLCSS